One Arachis hypogaea cultivar Tifrunner chromosome 18, arahy.Tifrunner.gnm2.J5K5, whole genome shotgun sequence genomic window, agaacaaactatatatttattttaagtttGGCAAATAAAAAGATCACTTATCATTTTAACAAATTAGAAGTTTTTTTCTAAATGCATTTAAAGAGAcattttttaaagttaatttgttaattaaaaaatctaatataatctcATGTATTATAGATAttcaaatttattcttaattaaattattaatactaAATTTCATTCAGAATCAaaattctttttctatttatttatattataattattttaaattttaaaacttattttacTAACAAcgtttatgattatttaaaaccattttcagttaatttaaaaaatataggtATTACTCtctttagaaaattatttttcaaaatccaatTTTAATAAGTTACTTATGAATCATAAAAATTACACTCAATTTTTTTGGTacatagtatttaattatttttaatcacatctaagtaaattacacttaatcacattactttcattctaaataaatttattttttttatattttactcttaaagtaatgtaatttttttataaataaataaattttacactttcattctaaataatgtagttttactttcattacttaatcacattacttataatttttttttataattttacacttaaagtaatgtatttttttataaataaataacttttacactttcattctaaataactttcattctaaataatgtaattttactttcattacttaatcacattacttttttttatataattttacactttcattttaaataaattaattttttttataaatttacgtttaaagtaatgtaattgttttataaataaataaattttataatttcattttaaataatataattttactttcattacttaatcacattacttataaccttttttttataattttaccctttcattctaaataaattaatttttttataattttactcttaaagtaatataatttttttataaataaataacttttacactttcattctaaataatacAATTTTACTTTCactacttaatcacattacttattttttttttttaattttatatttttattctaaataaattaattttttttataattttacacttaaaataatgtaatttttttataaataaataaattttatacttttattctaaataaattttagaaatatctTTACAATTTCATAAAAAATGACGTGTGTCTATAAGAGCATGTGTCAGTGTCAGATGCAGGTATTTGTAAATGTGTCACATCCCAGATTTCCAGCTATCCCTATCTGTACGCAGTCGGTTGTTGTGTCACATCCATCATTAGTAtgtatatttttagtactctgAGCCTTTTTGTACAGTGGTTTACATATGTTGGCGACAATAATGTACTTATCCGAGGGAAAAGTGTACAATCTGTCATCAATGACTTGCGAGAGAAAGGATATATGGAACACAGGTAAAATCTCATGTTCACTTAGTTTGCATATTTTTGTCTCCATTCTTTTGTTGAAACATTACCAGAGAAGATGCCGTATTAGGGCCCCCTGCTGCAACGAGATTTTTCACTGTCGCCATTGTCATAATGAGGCAAAGGTCAGTTcatcttccttttttttcaagttttagtTATGAgacatttatatttctttcttgTTCCTCAAGTTGGCCCGCTTGTATCTGAAAAATTTAGGTGGTGTTCGTTAGACTAATTTGATAAGTATATTTGTGGAGAAAGTGTAGAAGTGAATATCAATTGATTCAGACTACAACTTTTGAGAAACAATCTATTTCCTTTTAGTAGCAGATTGCAATACTTACGACTTTcaaatcattatttttatttcttatgtTGTGGCAatccattttttttctctttaattggaACTTATTTTACCATCTATGTTTCTCCCCAGGATGATATCAGGATTGTTCCGAAGCTTAGACATGACATTCCCCGTCATCAAGTTAAACAGGTATGCTTATTTATTTGAACACCGATCATTTGAGTATCACAAAAATTTTGTGCTCCTTCTCCCTTCTGTTATTTCACATGTTAATCAATtcgattgaatatttttggattgttTTCCAGGTGATATGTTCACTTTGTGGGACTGAACAAGAGCCAAGTCTTGTTAATTATAAGGGAAGATCAAACTATTAACATAGATTACGATAaagctttatttatctttatgctTGCGACATGCGAGTAAGCTCAAGGGTTCATAGACATAGAAGAGAGAAAAAGCTGCATGGTTAAAAGGAATCCAGAAGCTAATCACTTCATGAAGGTCCTTTAACATGTTTTGTGCAGAGTTGTTAGTATTCTTTTTGAGGTGTTTGAAACTATTCAATTATTCATATATTCACAGACAATCATCTATTATAAGTTCTTGCCTTTTGTAAGTTAGAATCCTGCCATGAACTAAGTCTATTCTTGTGTTGACTTCTGCTGATTCCAGGTTCAGCAAAACTGCATTAATTGTGGAGTTTGTATGGGCAAGTACTTTTGCGGGATATGCAAGCTTTTTGATGACGATGTGAGTATTTCGTTCCGGAGCTGACAATCCCTTAAACATCCAAGTTAATGACTCTTTCGAAAAATCGACACATAGAATGTACGAgatgataatattatttattttatctgcTGCAGGTATCTAAGAAACAATACCATTGCGGCGGCTGTGGAATTTGCAGGTATGAATTAGTAGAACATTTTCCTTGTGCATGTTCTTCAAAAAGCATTGTATGCACTTCTAGTGTTGTTGCATTTGGTTTAGGGTACTTTTCTTCGTTAGTTATTGAATGATTCTGAAATGTTTCAATACAGAACTGGAGGATCTGAAAATTGCTTCCACCGCGACAAGTGTGGTAAGTCAATTGTTTACATTTTCATGCTTTGCTTTAAAGTAGCAACACTAGTCTTAATTCTTGACCCGTAAGCTTCTTTACCAACTATCATTCTAACAACACTTCTTTCTGCTGAAAAATAGTCACGCTTGTGTGGAGAAGGCAATGCATCATGATTGTCCTGTTTGTTTTGAGGTTAAATTTTGTCTTTGTTAATTTTGTAATGTGCTCCTATTGGTCTATTAAAAGGGTTAATAGTCAAAATGGTCCACATTCTTATCAATTTGGTCCTCAAAAAATGAAACGTCTCCAATTAGTCTTTTGCTAATTAGATTTTTGTCCAAATATGATTATGCCGCATGTCATCATCTAATTGATAGAAGGCTCAATCATATTTACAATTATATCTTTTATGAACCAATGAGACATTTGATCTTTCAATCACCAAATTTTGACGCACACTTCTCAGAAACTATTTTGACAATTAACccatttattaaaatttgatattttctTTCCGGAAGTCGATCAATTTGATATTTTGACGCACTCAGTGTAAAAGTGTAAAACTCACCTGAAGCCAAATAACTTGGTGTAATACACATCTTGATcaatattaacaaaaattagCCCACAAAAATTACTCAACAATCTTcaaacatatttattatttataaataattttgtgtAGGGAgtgaattattttaattaaaaaatgcaTTTGATCATGTAGATCGACAATTGATTTTTATTAGGGTAAAAATACTTGTTATATGTTATGGTCAAGTGGATTTTctaattaaatatgaatttaatcttgttatataaaatatcatttttggtgTTAGACCCCAAACAAAAGCgagaaagagggggggggggaagaaaaaaaaaaggttgagaTAAAGGTAACAACAAATTAAATGTGAAGAAGAACCCAAGGTTATATATAGGTATCAATCATATTAAGTATGCCTTAAAATTAATCACCAAGATAAAATATGCattgaattataaaatatatattaaaaataagttaaattatacatatatttatatacaaatatgtaGTAGCTAATTTTAGTTTGCATTATTTTTCTATAAAGTATAGGTATTCCTTAATCTTCTTAGGccaataaaataaacattttttattaaaaaaaaattgcatgctaaagtaataaagtaaagtatgtttatttttaaactttttaaaatacttttaaaagttTAGTTTTGATGCTTCACATGAAAATTATACTCTAAAATATAtttgaaaattatgaataaaattaattaaaacattaaaaaaaattttaaaatttttcaaaaaatgtttTACCTAAATAAGGACTACACCAAAATTTAAAAGTGGTATAATAGATGTCaacatgaaaataataatttaagaaaCATCTTTCCTTCTATCAATTGTTGCATGTTGTAACAGACTAAAAGAAACATAATATAAACTGtgcattttttttttacctttttgacAATTTGATAATACAAACAAATGTTTCAATACAGGAAAAAATCTTGAAACAGCCACAATGGTACAACCTCCACGAAATATCTACTTTGATGTTAGTACCTCAACACA contains:
- the LOC112770507 gene encoding E3 ubiquitin-protein ligase RZFP34 isoform X5, which encodes MVKRNPEANHFMKVQQNCINCGVCMGKYFCGICKLFDDDVSKKQYHCGGCGICRTGGSENCFHRDKCGKNLETATMVQPPRNIYFDVSTSTHCF
- the LOC112770507 gene encoding E3 ubiquitin-protein ligase RZFP34 isoform X6, whose product is MVKRNPEANHFMKVQQNCINCGVCMGKYFCGICKLFDDDVSKKQYHCGGCGICRTGGSENCFHRDKCVTLVWRRQCIMIVLFVLRKKS
- the LOC112770507 gene encoding uncharacterized protein isoform X1, whose amino-acid sequence is MVKRNPEANHFMKVQQNCINCGVCMGKYFCGICKLFDDDVSKKQYHCGGCGICRTGGSENCFHRDKCVTLVWRRQCIMIVLFVLRLNFVFVNFVMCSYWSIKRVNSQNGPHSYQFGPQKMKRLQLVFC
- the LOC112770507 gene encoding uncharacterized protein isoform X7, coding for MFCAELLVFFLRFSKTALIVEFVWASTFAGYASFLMTMYLRNNTIAAAVEFAELEDLKIASTATSVSRLCGEGNAS
- the LOC112770507 gene encoding uncharacterized protein isoform X2; its protein translation is MFCAELLVFFLRFSKTALIVEFVWASTFAGYASFLMTMYLRNNTIAAAVEFAELEDLKIASTATSVEKILKQPQWYNLHEISTLMLVPQHIAFNRITSYNVTILMLH
- the LOC112770507 gene encoding uncharacterized protein isoform X4, with translation MFCAELFSKTALIVEFVWASTFAGYASFLMTMYLRNNTIAAAVEFAELEDLKIASTATSVEKILKQPQWYNLHEISTLMLVPQHIAFNRITSYNVTILMLH
- the LOC112770507 gene encoding uncharacterized protein isoform X3 produces the protein MGKYFCGICKLFDDDVSKKQYHCGGCGICRTGGSENCFHRDKCVTLVWRRQCIMIVLFVLRLNFVFVNFVMCSYWSIKRVNSQNGPHSYQFGPQKMKRLQLVFC